DNA from Mycobacterium bourgelatii:
TGGACGGAGCGTCCAAGGGACTGAACGACACCGAATGCTCTTGGCCGACGTCTTCTAAGGAGGGCACCGCCACGTTGAGGAACACCGTGAGCGCCACCCACGCAATCACCAGGGGGACCGCGAAGGCGTGAATGAATCGGGGAATAGCTCGCCATATCCCCCCGTCGCCGCTCATGCCGCCTTCACCTGGCAGAACGTGAAAGCATCCACGCCTTGTGCGGTCTTCTCGTCCTTGACTTCCCCGTCCACGGTGATCCGGCAGCCGATGTTGTAGGAGTTGCCCTGTGCCAGCAGAATTGGGGCCGTCGCCGGCGCCGTGGTGGTCAGCGTCAGCGCCCACGGAAGCGGGGCCTGCTTGATGCTTTGCGGGTTCGCCGAAAGGTCGAGGTAGTTGATGTTGGCGAGGGTGCCGACCGGGCCGTATACCTCATAGGTAACTTTCTTCGGGTTGAACGGCTTGGCGTCATTGGCGATCCCCGAGCCTTCGCGGGTGATCTCGGTGTTCGACCCGAAAATTCCGTGGATGCGGTGAATCACGAATCCCCCGATCACCAGCGACACCAACGCGAGCAGGGGCAGCCAGTGCCGACCGGCTGCCCTCAGCATGGTGGTCCTCAGGGCGCTCATGTGGACTCCTCGAGGCTTGAAGTTGACTCGAATTACCTTGCCTTCGAGGGTCTTCGGCGTTCTTTTCGATGCTCTGTGGTCAGGTACGCCAGGGCCATATCGGCGACCTCGCGGCTCCATTCACGCCACGTCAACCCGTCGGGCCACCACGGTGAGGCGGCGGCGCGCTGAGTCCCGGCCGCAATCATGCTGCGGAACGCGATGTCGAGGGCGACAACGGAATCCGGATGGCGGATTTGTTCGGCGTGCAGGGACGCTCTTTCGAGAAAGCGTTGGTGCAAACTGGTGATCGTGCGCAGTCCCTGCTCTTCCGGGGCATCGACGCGTCGTCCACTGGCCAGGACCGCGGGGACGAGACGGCCGGTTTCATTCAGGGTTTCGCTCAACGCTCCGGTAAACGCCTCGATGACGCCGCTCAGCGAAGGTTCCGCCGTGTCGAGGGCCTCGGATACGGCCCGTTCGACCCGTTCGGCGAGTACTTGTTTGATCGCCTCGATGAGTT
Protein-coding regions in this window:
- a CDS encoding MmpS family transport accessory protein, whose translation is MSALRTTMLRAAGRHWLPLLALVSLVIGGFVIHRIHGIFGSNTEITREGSGIANDAKPFNPKKVTYEVYGPVGTLANINYLDLSANPQSIKQAPLPWALTLTTTAPATAPILLAQGNSYNIGCRITVDGEVKDEKTAQGVDAFTFCQVKAA
- a CDS encoding TetR/AcrR family transcriptional regulator, whose protein sequence is MTKDAPPGLATGDRSGHRSNLDRPTVSNLHPPRQARSRAALQRLLASAEQVLVNEGLEDFTIARVAEHAGVSVGGVYRRFASKEQLIEAIKQVLAERVERAVSEALDTAEPSLSGVIEAFTGALSETLNETGRLVPAVLASGRRVDAPEEQGLRTITSLHQRFLERASLHAEQIRHPDSVVALDIAFRSMIAAGTQRAAASPWWPDGLTWREWSREVADMALAYLTTEHRKERRRPSKAR